Proteins found in one Panicum hallii strain FIL2 chromosome 4, PHallii_v3.1, whole genome shotgun sequence genomic segment:
- the LOC112889768 gene encoding phosphate transporter PHO1-3, translated as MASLETPPTHHCRALHCYSLGFPAGAPMVKFSKQFEAQLVPEWKEAFVDYWQLKKDVKKLQTAAGGGVVVPAVVASPWSHQKPPTAAHWVMRLPFLHPHGHHREPAAIQVHKKLGIGGSIDGAVAGEVYETGVANEAGFVDAEAAKAFFQRLDQQLNKVNRFYERKEGEFLERGESLRRQLQILVELKAAITQQQQARRSGGSSKGSADTDDLSISCSIQLGDQSLRGIAEQEEDGQETVTKDVTAKSTDEGLEDQLSISHGLGESGRHGRPNEEAAHKLRTLSGRVVTCQGRNVRINIPVTTPSRTVTAICELLFEDMLSQSKKTGTHGSDSNEKLSINKRKLHQAEKMIRGALVELYKGLGYLKTYRSLNMMAFVKILKKFDKVTDKEVQQIYLKVVESSYFNSSDKAIRLMDDVEELFVRHFTEGDKRKAKMYLKPNQREESHSTTFFIGLFTGGFLALSIGYCIMAHIAGMYTQQSNKVYMSTSYPVLSMFSLFFLHLFLYGCNIFMWRKTRINYTFIFEFAPTKELKYRDVFLICTTSMTIVVGVMFAHLTIIVKGNPSSAVQAIPGSLLLVFLSILVCPFNIIYRSSRYQFLRVIRNIILTPFYKVVMVDFFMADQLCSQVPVLRSLEYLACYYITGSYITQDYGYCTRVKHFRDLAYAVSFLPYYWRAMQCARRWFDEGDINHIVNLGKYVSAMLAAGTKVAYENNNSAGWLSLVVIVSSIATIYQLYWDFVKDWGLLQFNSKNTWLRNDLILKQKYIYFLSMGLNLVLRLAWLQTVIHPNIGSLDSRVTLFFLAALEVIRRGHWNFYRLENEHLNNAGKFRAVKVVPLPFHEVAED; from the exons ATGGCCTCCCTTGAGACACCACCCACTCACCATTGCAGAGCCCTGCACTGCTACTCCCTCGGGTTTCCGGCAGGGGCGCCAATGGTGAAGTTCTCCAAGCAGTTCGAGGCCCAGCTCGTGCCGGAATGGAAGGAGGCCTTCGTGGATTACTGGCAGCTCAAGAAGGACGTCAAGAAGCTGCAGACCGCGGCTGGGGGTGGTGTCGTGGTGCCAGCGGTGGTGGCATCACCGTGGTCGCACCAGAAGCCACCGACCGCAGCTCACTGGGTGATGAGGTTGCCGTTCCTCCACCCCCATGGGCACCATAGGGAGCCTGCTGCCATTCAG GTGCACAAGAAGCTGGGGATCGGCGGGAGCATCGACGGTGCAGTCGCTGGGGAGGTTTACGAGACAGGGGTGGCAAATGAGGCCGGGTTTGTGGACGCTGAGGCTGCCAAGGCCTTTTTTCAGAGGCTGGACCAGCAGTTGAACAAGGTGAACAGGTTCTACgaaaggaaggagggggagTTCCTGGAGCGCGGCGAGTCACTCAGAAGGCAGCTGCAGATCCTTGTCGAGCTCAAGGCCGCCATcacccagcagcagcaggcacgGCGCAGCGGCGGGTCCTCAAAAGGGAGCGCCGACACAGATGATCTCTCCATTTCTTGCTCCATCCAGCTTG GAGACCAATCTCTAAGGGGCATCGCGGAGCAAGAAGAAGATGGCCAAGAAACAGTTACCAAAGATGTAACAGCTAAAAGCACAGATGAAGGACTTGAGGACCAGCTCTCCATCTCTCATGGTCTTGGTGAATCAGGGAGACATGGCAGGCCAAATGAAGAAGCTGCCCACAAGCTGAGGACACTCTCAGGGAGGGTGGTCACCTGCCAGGGCAGGAACGTGAGGATCAACATCCCAGTCACCACGCCGTCAAGGACTGTCACTGCCATATGCGAACTGCTGTTTGAGGACATGCTGAGCCAATCAAAGAAGACTGGCACACATGGTAGCGATAGCAATGAGAAGTTGAGCATCAACAAGAGGAAGTTGCACCAGGCAGAGAAGATGATCAGAGGTGCTCTGGTTGAGCTATACAAGGGATTGGGATACCTCAAGACTTACCG GAGCTTGAACATGATGGCCTTTgtgaagatcctgaagaaatttgACAAG GTCACAGACAAGGAAGTGCAGCAAATTTACCTCAAAGTAGTGGAGAGCTCCTACTTCAATAGCTCTGACAAG GCAATCAGGCTAATGGATGATGTCGAGGAGCTCTTTGTGAGACATTTCACTGAAGGTGACAAAAGGAAAGCAAAGATGTATCTGAAGCCAAATCAGAGGGAAGAATCACACTCTACCACGTTTTTCATTG GATTATTCACTGGTGGCTTCTTAGCATTATCCATCGGTTACTGTATCATGGCACACATTGCTGGAATGTACACTCAGCAGTCTAACAAGGTGTACATGTCAACATCCTATCCTGTCCTTAG CATGTTCAGCCTCTTCTTTCTGCATCTCTTCCTCTATGGATGTAACATTTTCATGTGGAGAAAGACACGCATAAACTACACATTCATATTTGAATTTGCACCTACTAAAGAGCTCAAGTACCGTGATGTTTTCTTGATATGCACCACTTCCATGACTATTGTTGTTGGTGTAATGTTTGCGCACCTGACAATCATTGTTAAAGGAAATCCATCAAGTGCAGTCCAAGCAATACCAGGGTCCCTACTTCTG GTGTTCTTGTCAATATTAGTCTGCCCTTTCAACATCATCTACCGATCAAGTCGTTATCAATTCCTTAGAGTTATCAGAAACATCATCCTAACCCCCTTTTACAAG GTTGTCATGGTTGATTTCTTCATGGCTGATCAGCTCTGCAGCCAG GTACCAGTGCTCAGGAGCCTGGAGTATTTGGCATGTTACTACATAACAGGCAGCTACATTACACAAGACTATGGATACTGCACGAGAGTTAAACATTTTAGAGACCTGGCTTATGCAGTATCCTTCCTGCCTTACTACTGGAGAGCCATGCAG TGTGCAAGGAGATGGTTCGATGAAGGGGATATAAACCACATTGTCAACCTTGGGAAGTATGTGTCAGCAATGCTTGCTGCAGGAACAAAAGTGGCATATGAGAATAATAATAGTGCTGGATGGTTGTCACTTGTTGTCATTGTATCAAGTATTGCAACTATCTACCAACTGTACTGGGACTTTGTCAAGGATTGGGGTCTTCTGCAGTTCAATTCCAAGAACACTTGGCTTCGTAATGATTTGATACTTAAACAAAAATACATTTATTTCTTATCCATG GGTTTGAACCTTGTCTTGAGACTTGCTTGGCTTCAGACTGTCATCCACCCTAACATTGGAAGCCTGGATTCTAGAGTAACTCTGTTCTTTTTAGCAGCACTTGAGGTGATTCGACGAGGTCACTGGAACTTCTACAG GTTGGAGAATGAACATCTAAACAATGCAGGGAAGTTCAGAGCTGTGAAGGTTGTTCCACTTCCTTTTCACGAAGTGGCAGAGGACTAA